The DNA sequence CCCACTCGTGATTTACGTTCTGTCCCTAAGGCACCTCTAAAAAACCACCTTTGAGTCCCCTCGGAGAGACCGTCCCGCCTACGCCCTGTTTCGCCCAATCGTATACTCGACCTGCCTGTTTCGTACGAACCGCCTCGGAGGGCACGTCCTGTGCCCCCTCGGCTTGGGGCGACGTCCTGTCGCCCCATTCGCACTACACGACGGCATGTCGAGTATACGGGCTCAAATGGGCTCCGTCGGGACGGTCTCTCCGAGGAGCGGAGTTTTTAGAGGTTTCCCCTAGATTATACATCCTGGGAGACTTTACCTTCGACCATGGAAGAGTAAAGTTCCTCGGTTTTGGCTATGATAGAATCCACCGAGATCCCAAGGTAGTTGGCGTACCAGACCGAGCCCCCTGCCCCGGCTCCCTCTTTGATGTAGCCCTTTTCGTAGTCGCTGAGCCCCGTCCATTTCGATCCGCTGAAGTCCAGAGGTGCCCACCAGCCTTCGACCCCTATGGCCTCCGCCAGTGTCGCGAAATCGGCGCTTTTATCCCTGTGTACGTAGCAGGTGGTCGCTACGGTGATCGGTCTCTCTATCCCCATGTGCCTCAGAGCAGCCGCTACCGCTAGCATCTGGGTGCCACCTGCCAGGACGATTTTCTTGCCCTCCGGTGCTCCTGAGGCTATCCCCGCTACTAAAGGCTCCATAGGATCGCCAAGCTCCTCCATGGCCTTCATGCCGTCCCCTGAAAGCCCTCCGAACTCTATTTCCAGCCTTCTGAACGAGTCTTCCCGGAGTTTTCTCTTCAGAGGCAGGGGGTTTTCAGGCCCTGCGGAGGAGACGGACCCCCTGTACCCCAGTGCAGCCAGGACCAGAGACGCGGTGGTGGTTCCTCCAGGGACCGACTCACCTATCACCAGAGGGCCGCTCCCCTGGGAAAGGCCGATGGCCAGCTCTCTTCCCCTCTGAAAGAGCTCCCTGGCTTGAGGTACTGCGGTCTCCTTTGACGGGTCTTTGGCCGGGTAGCCGCCTACATCTACGAAAGGGGCTTTAGGGCTGACGAAAGACCCTGCGTCGATCAAGGTGATCGGAAAACCCGCTTCCTCCAGGGCGGCTCTTGTTACTATGGCAGGGGTGGGGTGTCCTTGAGGATCCAGGGGGATCCAGTCGACCACCTTAGGCTTTCCCCACCAGATCATGTCCGCATCGGCAGGTGCGGTGTAGGGAAGGACATCTAGACTGGCACCTGCCGCGGATATTCCAGGTATTTTGCTTACGTCGGTGGAACCAACTACGAGGACGAACATAATAGGACACCTCTTTCTTATATATGGCTCTTTTAGTCGGAGCATAGGCCGGAAAAATGATATCATATCGGGGTGTCCCTGGCTTTTTCTAAGACGCAAGGAGAGGTTTTTATGAAAAAAATAGTTTCTTTATTGTCGGTATTTATGGCTATTCTCGCAGGGGCGCTTTTCGTGATGATGTCCCGACCTGCCCCTGATCCGGGGATATTCCTCCCCTCCATCGACGGCGGTACCGTTCAGGTTCATCTCCGGCGAGGTGATCTGGCGATGGAGTGGCTTTTGGACCTCGACGAGTTCGTCAGGTCCAAAGACCTACCTCCCTCTGGGCTGAACGAGCTCATACCATTCGTAGGCAGAGGTTCTTTGCAGGCGGAGTTGGACCTGCCGGAGGGGCTATCGGACCGCTTCTTCTTGGCCCTTGAGGTTATAGAGGTGCCTAAGGCGATGAAGCTCTCTCAGACGTTGAAGGACGAGGCGGTGAGGAGAGGGTGGGAAGCCCTGCCTCTCGAAGCTGCTTTGCCTCAGGAAATAGCCCCTCTTTTCGTCCTTGTAAGGGACGATTTCAAATCTTACTGGGGCCTTTGGCGTAGGAGAGCGGGCTCGGTTATCCTGGTTGCCTCTTCCATTGAGGATCTAGCCTCTATGGTTCCAGAGGGAGTTCTGCCGGTCAGACAGACCTCCGGCTCCAATTGGGCGAGGTTGGACCTCCCACGGTTCCCCTCTTCCGACGATCACCGGGGATTCTCCTCCGAGTGGTCTCTGTCCAGGACCGACGAGAGGATATCCTTATCCTCCTGGAATAACGGTCATGAGGTTTATTTATCCCAAGATGGTCTGAGCGACCTTGCTGAGATAGGGGAGATACCCCTTTACGGCGGGGGAAAGCTGGCTGCCCTGGCCGCCTTTACCGGAAGTTCGACGGTCTCTCCACCTGATGAGATTATGGAGTCCCTTCTGGACGAGGAGTCCAGGCTTCTCCTGGACGGTTGGATATCCTTAGTTCAGAATCTGGGGATTTCCTGGGAGGACATAGTCGCCGCCCTTGAGGGAAGGATGTCCTTCGTGTTGGGCTCAAACGCCTCAGGTCTCATGGGTCCTATGCCGGGGGGATACGTCCTCTTCGAGGGAGTTTCGCCGGATTTAGGTCGGAAGATAGTCGACTGTCTCGCCCCTTTGAACCTGCCCTTTGGTGCTGGCCCTCTCAAAAAAGCGGGATGGAAGGGCGGTCTTTCCTGTAAATTTCCCTTGACCGCCGTCCTCGCCTACGGCGATCGTGGTCTTTTGGCCGGTGTTTTCGACCCCGACGATATCGATCGTCGACCTACCGTGCCTGAGCGTATATCCGATTCGGTCGGTAAAGCCAGACACCTTGCCTTCTCCGTGGACGTCAGAGGGCTTTTGGCGATCCTCGAGACTTACCGTTCTATGGCGTCCCTTCTGGACGACGATCTCGCCTCTATCCTCGGCTCCTTCATGGAGATACTTTCACCTTGGGATAAGTTTGAGCTGTATACCCCGTCTATAGGGCGCTCTGAGCTGTTGCTCTACCGCCTTCGAAACTGAAAGGAGATTTTTTATTTGAATTACGATCCAGAATGTATGAAAGTCAAGTTGTGTAAAAAATGCAAAGGCCTCGGCTTTGCCCTTGGCAAAACGGGGGAGAAATTCGGCTGTCCCGAGTGCAGCGGTTCCGGTAGGGTCGTAGTCAAAACCCTCAGAAGCGATTTTCCCCTGGACGATTTAAACGAAAATCTGACTTTCGATAAAGACACCATGAAGGTTCAGGTCTGTAAGAGCTGTGCAGGACTAGGGGCTTTCGTCTACGGCCCTGAGGACAGTCGGGATTGTCAGGATTGCGGCGGGACCGGCAGGATAGTGGTTCAGCAGATATCCACCGAGTATCAGCTACATCATCTTAAAGAGTTCGAGGAGTGATTCCTGTGGCAATTGAGCACGGAGAGATAATGGGGATTCAGATAAGGGACATGGTCCTTGTCGCCGATCAGGAGGATCCGATATACAGGGGAGACCTCTACCTGGACGGGGTTAAAATCGGTTCTTTTGAGGAGGATCAGGACGGAGGTCCTACAGCGATATACGTGGACAGCGATGCGTCCGATAGTTTGCGGGAGAGGATGGACTCTTTTTTTGCAAAAGAGGGATTCTCCGTCCAGGAGGAGGAGGACTACGACCTGTTTTTCATCAGGTTGATAGAGCTTGAGCAGCTTCTCCAGGTTTTTCTGGAGCTTCCGGAGAGGGGAATGGCCTATCTAGTCGCCGACTATACCGACGAGGAGATGGTTGTCTACGAGGTGGAGAACGATATGGGGCTGGATCAGCTCATACTGGAGGGCCGTATGGAGGACTACGACGTGTATCGATCCCTGGAGGATTTCGTTATTTCCTGAGTTCGCTGTTGACAGATTAAGCTAACAGGTGTATCATGCCCAACAATATCCGCTCCCGAGGCGGAAACTTTCGAAGGAGGTAGTCGTCATGAACTGTAAACTTTTCTCTTCCGCTATTACCATGATGATGTGCACTACTATGTACGGCGACCCTTCGGAAGGAGTCGGCGCGTAGCCTCGTGCACGCACCTACAGCTCGTTCAGGCCGGGTCACCTTATACTAAGGGGACCCGGCTTTTTTGTATCTTTATTTTAAAAAATGTGGGGAGTGTGAGTTTTTATGAAAGAAAATCTCCGTTTTGATCCGTCCGCGGTGGAGGCTGTATCCAGCTATTTGACCGATCCGTCCAATCCTGTGGTGTCCAGGCTTCTGGAGGTCATGGCCCCTTACGGCACGCCGGAGGAGATAAACGGCAAGGCCAGAGCCGCCGGTGAGCTGGACAACCTCCTGGGGAGACTGGAGGCGGAAAAGTCTCCCTATCTGAGCGACGTCCTGTGGCTCAAAGAAAGGCGAGACAGCGGAGATTTCGTCTCTCTGGCCGAATACCGTCGGTCCGTCGTTGGCTCCGATCTTGAGATCTCCAAGGAGGCCCAGGACAGAGCTGTGACCTTAGAGATAAGCGCCCTCCAGTTCTTTCCTTGGCTCATAGCTGAGGCGAAGCAGGCCATAGAGAAAAAGGAGGTTATGCCCGGTCGGTTCATCAGGGTAAGGAACATGGCTGAGCAGGTCGCCGATCAGGGGGATATCCTGGCTGTGGCCGCTTCCATGAAGATCATGGGGGCAAGCCTGGTTGAGTCGCTGGACACCAGAGGGACCGACGGATCGAACGTCCACCTCGGCGGTCCCGATACCATCACCGGCTATTTCGGAGGCATCGGCCAGCCTAACGACTACTGCTACCGCTGGGTCGACGAGTTCCTAAAGTACTACACCCAGTACGGAGTGCAGCAGGTGCTTAACATAAACTCGGGCACGGTCCTTCTCGGCTATCTTCTCTACCGCCTCGGGGTGGATATCCAGTTCAAAATATCGGTGTTCATGGGTAACGACAACCCCGCCGCAGCCCTTTGGACCTTGATGATGGCCCGTTTCCTGGCCAGGGAGGACGGGACCACCCCCTTAGCGGGTTTCAACCTGTCCAACTCCTGCGACGTCGAGACCGTTAAGGCTATCGCCGACATAAGGAAGGCTCTAGGGCTGGAGAAGGACGTCAGGATAGAGCACCACATAACCGAGCCCTGGAAGCACATAGTCCGCCAGCCATACTGCCGCAGGGACGACCTTCTGGACTTGGCGGCCTCGGTAGGCAATATCTCCGCCAAACACGAGGGAGGAGACCCGGAGGTCGAAGGTGCTCTGGACGATCCCGCTTCCCTGACGGACTACTTTATCCCTAAGGCGGACATACTGGCCCAGGGACTGATGGAGAAGCTCCAGAGGGACTACCTCCTCAAGCACGATTCGCTCAACCACACCGCTCGGTCTCTGACCGAAAAAGGCTTCGCCTTTTTAGCTGCTCCCCTACTTCACAGCAGGTCCTAGAGGTTGAGTCATGGGGCAGGAAGCTAAACCTATAGTCCTGAAGTTCGGCGGTTCCTCCATGGGATCGCCGGAGAAGATCAGGGCTGTGGCTCGAAGGGTCATGGGGTTTGTCGAGAAGGGATACAGAGTGGCCGTGGTGGTCTCCGCCATGGGAGACACCACCGACAGGCTTCTTGAGTTAGCCCGATCCGTTACGCAGGGAAGTCGTTGTCCCAGGGAGATGGACCAACTTTTGTCCACAGGGGAACAGCAGTCCATCGCCCTTCTGGCTATGGCACTCAAGGCGGAGGGACAGGATAGCCTGTCCTTCACCGGGCAACAGGCTGGTTTCTTCGCCTCGGGATACCATCAGGAGGGCCGCATAAAGGATATCGATCCAAAACGGGTACTGTCCTGTCTAGCTCGAGGTGCGGTGGCGGTGGTCGCCGGTTTTCAGGGCATGGACCAAGAGGGAGACGTTATCACCCTGGGCAGAGGTGGTTCAGACCTGTCCGCCATAGCCCTGGCGGCGGCCCTTGAGGCCTCCTGTTGCTACATATTCACCGACGTCGACGGCATCTACACCGCCGACCCCAGGGTCGTCTTGGGGGCCAGAAAGCTGGACCGGATATCCTGGGACGAGTGCCTTGAGATGACCGTAGCAGGGGCAAAGGTGCTCCAGGCCAGGAGCGTGGAGATGGCCATAAGAAGCGGTGTGGACGTATGCGTGGCGTCCAGCTTCGACGAGGAAATAGAGGGGACCTGGATCATGAGGGATTTTATAGAGGAAAAGGCGGCGGTCAGAGCGGTAAGTCAGGACGACGATGCGGCCAGAGTGGCCTTCGACGGAGGCTGTTCACCCTGTCAGGTGGCAAAATCCCTGTCCGATAGGGGCATAGTCGCCCAGGTGGTGGTCCAGGACGGACGGGCGGTCCTTTTGGTGAGGGGCAGCAGGCTCGAGGAGACGCTGGATATCTGCAAAGAACACCAGGTGTCGGGGCTTAAATGGGATGAGGGGCTTTCCAGGATCTCCGTCGTAGGGGCGGGTCTCGCCAACCACCCTGAGATATCCGCCCAGATACTTTCGGTGCTGGAGGATATAGACGTGGACGTGGAAATGCTCCTTCCCTCCGCCTTGTCGGTAACCTGTCTGGTAAAGTCGTCCCACGGAGCGGACGCCGTCCGTGCTCTGCACGGCAAGTTTATAGAAGGAGGTCTCGTTAGATGCGCATAGCCCTTTTAGGGGCCACAGGCCTGGTAGGAAGAGAGATGATCAAGACTATAGAGGAAAGGGGATTGGCGGTGGAGGAGTTTCGCCCTCTCGCCTCTGCCCGTTCCGCAGGAAGCACAGTCAGCCTCAACGGCAGGGACTGGACGGTGCAGGAGGTCTCACCTGAGGGCTTCGATGGCATAGACGTGGCCATATTCTCCGCCGGCGGCGACGCCTCCAGAAAGTGGGCTCCTGTCGCGGCTGAGAGGGGAGCGGTGGTCATAGACAACAGCTCCGCCTGGAGGATGGACCCTGAGGTTCCCCTTGTTGTCCCGGAGATAAACGGTCAGGCCGCCAAGAATACCCCTAAAGGCATCATAGCCAACCCAAACTGCTCGACCATCCACGCGGTGATGGCCCTCTATCCTCTCCATAAAGCGATAGGGCTGAGATCTATGGTGGTTACCACACTTCAGTCAGTATCAGGATCCGGCTGGAAGGCGGTGGAGGAGCTTGAGGAGGAGAGTCGGCTGGTGCTTGAGGGAAAGAAGTCCGACGCCGATAAGAGGGCCTCGGTCTATCCCCACAGGATAGCCTTTAACGCCGTCCCTCAGGTTGGTAGTTTCGACGATCAGGGCTACACCGACGAGGAGTGGAAGATGGTCAACGAGTCCAGAAAGATAATGTCCTTGCCGGAGCTAAAGGTCGACTGCACCTGTACCAGGGTCCCGGTGATGAGGGGACACTCTCTTTCCATAGCGGCCCAGTTCGACCGTGCCGTATCGCCGGAGGAGGCAAGGGCCATTCTGTCCGACGCTCCCGGCGTGGTGGTCAGAGACGATCCGTCCTCTTCGGTCTATCCTCTGGCTATAGAGGCGGAGGGAACCGATCCGGTCTACGTCGGTCGCATCAGGAGGAACCTGGTCCTGGATAACGGTCTGGACCTGTGGGTATCGTCGGATAATATAAGAAAAGGCGCGGCTCTGAACGCTGTTCAGATAGCGGAGCTGCTGGTTTAGGGAGGAGGACGAAAAATGGAATGGGGAATCGCTTTAGTCGGATTCGGCAACGTCGCTCAGGGGCTTGCCAGGATAATAACCAGAAAAAAGGACGACCTGATCCGTCGCTACGGCTTCGTGCCGGTGGTGAACGCCATAGTGACAGGATCTAAGGGGACTATCTGGGATCCCTCGGGCCTTGATCTGGAGGCGGTTCTCCGTTCCCTGGACGAGAGAGGGGACTTCTCGGCGGTGTCCGCTTCCTCCGCCTCGTTGGACCGTATCCTTGACGATCCCAGGATAGGGGTCGTCGTGGACACCACCCCTACAAACCTCGTCACCGGCGAGCCCGGTCTATCCCTGATACGTCGGGCGATCCGCTCGGGGAAGCACGTTATCAGCTCCAGCAAGGGGCCGGTGTCGGTGGCACTGCCGGAGCTCATGGCACTGGCGGCAAGCCATGGAGTGGCATACCGTTTTGAAGGTGCTCTCCTCAGCGGAACTCCCTCCATAAACCTGGCCATGGAGGCTATGGCGGGATGCGACGTGGTGAAGGTGCAGGGGATAGTCAACGGAACCACCAACTACATTCTCTCAAGAATGGAGGAGGGACTGAATTACTCCGATGCCCTAACCGAGGCTCAGGAGCTAGGGTACGCCGAGACCGATCCCAGCGGCGACGTGGACGGATGGGACGCCGCTGTGAAGGCCCAGATAATAGCCACTGTGATAATGGGCGAGCCTATAGCTCTATCCCAGGTTAAGAGGGAGGGCATATCGAAGGTTTCCCTTGAAGACGTGAGATCCGCCCTGTCCAGGGGAAAGAGGATAAAGCTCGTAGCCCAGGTGGAGAGAAAAGACGGTGTCCTTGAGGCCTCGGTGGCTCCTCTGGAGCTTCCTCTGGACCACCCTCTAGCGGGGGTGATGGGGGCGACCAACGCCATAACCTACGGCACCGACAACCTCAGAGACGTCACCATCGTCGGGCCCGGCGCCGGCAGGGAGGAGACCGGGCAGGCTATTTTGGCGGACCTGCTGGCTATAGTAAGAGAGAGAGGGCTGAACCTTGGACGGCGGACTGCGTGAGGCCATCTCTCAAGGTCGGTCCATAGGGCTTGCCTTAGGTGGTGGTGCGGCCAGAGGGTGCGCCCATGTAGGTGTCCTGAGGGCCTTTCAGGAAAAAGGCATTACCCTTTCCTGCGTGGCGGGAACCAGCATAGGAGCCATGATCGGCGCGGTATACGCCTCCGGTGGGTTGGACCACCTGGAGGCGTTGTTGCTTGAGCTCGATCCTCTCCACCTTCTGGCCTACTTCGACGTGGTATTCCCCCATTCCGGTCTGGTGGACGGCAGAAAGGTCACCGAGCTCCTGAGGGAGATCCTGGGAGACCGGAGCTTTAAAGACCTGTCGATGCCTTTCGCCGCCGTAGCTACGGACATAAGGGACGGCCGAGAGGTCGCGATCTCCTCCGGCGACGTTATAGACGCCGTCAGGGCCAGCATCGCAGTCCCTGGGGTTTTCACCCCCTTTATGTCAGGGGAGGCTGTCCTTGTCGACGGGGGGCTGGTCAATCCGGTGCCTGTCAACGTGGCTAGGTCCCTAGGGGCCGACTTCGTTGTGGCGGTGGATTTGAACCGCTACGTGGTCGAAAGCAAGCAGGACGTCAGATGCGAACGCCCCCTTTCCTATCGTAAAGGGCAGGATCTCTCCCTGGGAAACCGTATCCTGGAGGAGATAAGGGCGTTGGTGGAGGACGGAAGCAGGTCCAGGCCGAAGCCGCCGAACATAGTCGACGTTATAGTTACGTCCATAAATATCATGGAGACCTCTATAACCCAGAGC is a window from the Dethiosulfovibrio salsuginis genome containing:
- the cobT gene encoding nicotinate mononucleotide-dependent phosphoribosyltransferase CobT; translated protein: MISFFRPMLRLKEPYIRKRCPIMFVLVVGSTDVSKIPGISAAGASLDVLPYTAPADADMIWWGKPKVVDWIPLDPQGHPTPAIVTRAALEEAGFPITLIDAGSFVSPKAPFVDVGGYPAKDPSKETAVPQARELFQRGRELAIGLSQGSGPLVIGESVPGGTTTASLVLAALGYRGSVSSAGPENPLPLKRKLREDSFRRLEIEFGGLSGDGMKAMEELGDPMEPLVAGIASGAPEGKKIVLAGGTQMLAVAAALRHMGIERPITVATTCYVHRDKSADFATLAEAIGVEGWWAPLDFSGSKWTGLSDYEKGYIKEGAGAGGSVWYANYLGISVDSIIAKTEELYSSMVEGKVSQDV
- a CDS encoding molecular chaperone DnaJ, encoding MKVKLCKKCKGLGFALGKTGEKFGCPECSGSGRVVVKTLRSDFPLDDLNENLTFDKDTMKVQVCKSCAGLGAFVYGPEDSRDCQDCGGTGRIVVQQISTEYQLHHLKEFEE
- a CDS encoding aspartate kinase, producing the protein MGQEAKPIVLKFGGSSMGSPEKIRAVARRVMGFVEKGYRVAVVVSAMGDTTDRLLELARSVTQGSRCPREMDQLLSTGEQQSIALLAMALKAEGQDSLSFTGQQAGFFASGYHQEGRIKDIDPKRVLSCLARGAVAVVAGFQGMDQEGDVITLGRGGSDLSAIALAAALEASCCYIFTDVDGIYTADPRVVLGARKLDRISWDECLEMTVAGAKVLQARSVEMAIRSGVDVCVASSFDEEIEGTWIMRDFIEEKAAVRAVSQDDDAARVAFDGGCSPCQVAKSLSDRGIVAQVVVQDGRAVLLVRGSRLEETLDICKEHQVSGLKWDEGLSRISVVGAGLANHPEISAQILSVLEDIDVDVEMLLPSALSVTCLVKSSHGADAVRALHGKFIEGGLVRCA
- a CDS encoding aspartate-semialdehyde dehydrogenase — translated: MRIALLGATGLVGREMIKTIEERGLAVEEFRPLASARSAGSTVSLNGRDWTVQEVSPEGFDGIDVAIFSAGGDASRKWAPVAAERGAVVIDNSSAWRMDPEVPLVVPEINGQAAKNTPKGIIANPNCSTIHAVMALYPLHKAIGLRSMVVTTLQSVSGSGWKAVEELEEESRLVLEGKKSDADKRASVYPHRIAFNAVPQVGSFDDQGYTDEEWKMVNESRKIMSLPELKVDCTCTRVPVMRGHSLSIAAQFDRAVSPEEARAILSDAPGVVVRDDPSSSVYPLAIEAEGTDPVYVGRIRRNLVLDNGLDLWVSSDNIRKGAALNAVQIAELLV
- a CDS encoding homoserine dehydrogenase is translated as MEWGIALVGFGNVAQGLARIITRKKDDLIRRYGFVPVVNAIVTGSKGTIWDPSGLDLEAVLRSLDERGDFSAVSASSASLDRILDDPRIGVVVDTTPTNLVTGEPGLSLIRRAIRSGKHVISSSKGPVSVALPELMALAASHGVAYRFEGALLSGTPSINLAMEAMAGCDVVKVQGIVNGTTNYILSRMEEGLNYSDALTEAQELGYAETDPSGDVDGWDAAVKAQIIATVIMGEPIALSQVKREGISKVSLEDVRSALSRGKRIKLVAQVERKDGVLEASVAPLELPLDHPLAGVMGATNAITYGTDNLRDVTIVGPGAGREETGQAILADLLAIVRERGLNLGRRTA
- a CDS encoding patatin-like phospholipase family protein, which translates into the protein MDGGLREAISQGRSIGLALGGGAARGCAHVGVLRAFQEKGITLSCVAGTSIGAMIGAVYASGGLDHLEALLLELDPLHLLAYFDVVFPHSGLVDGRKVTELLREILGDRSFKDLSMPFAAVATDIRDGREVAISSGDVIDAVRASIAVPGVFTPFMSGEAVLVDGGLVNPVPVNVARSLGADFVVAVDLNRYVVESKQDVRCERPLSYRKGQDLSLGNRILEEIRALVEDGSRSRPKPPNIVDVIVTSINIMETSITQSRLKTDPPDLLLAPRLGNVRFMEFFKAKEAMEAGYRVAIESL